From a single Halobellus ruber genomic region:
- a CDS encoding VOC family protein, with protein MFETRYTHVASDLEESVAFYESVFGRERIPTPALGEYIRWLACGDRQRRLVGSDAEPPVYVPPSGAVQLYVRDPGGNRVEVNAPDADAFGGSIVWSLIDRRRVARGRRGAGLSVRLILLAIST; from the coding sequence GTGTTCGAAACCCGCTACACCCACGTCGCCAGCGACTTAGAGGAGTCGGTCGCGTTCTACGAGTCGGTGTTCGGGAGAGAGCGGATCCCGACGCCGGCGCTCGGGGAGTACATCAGGTGGTTGGCCTGCGGCGATCGCCAGCGCCGCCTCGTCGGGAGCGACGCCGAGCCGCCGGTGTACGTGCCCCCGTCCGGGGCCGTACAGCTGTACGTCCGCGACCCCGGCGGCAACCGCGTCGAGGTGAACGCCCCCGACGCCGACGCCTTCGGCGGCTCGATCGTGTGGAGCCTGATCGACCGACGTCGAGTGGCCCGAGGCCGGCGAGGCGCCGGTCTATCTGTCCGGCTGATACTGTTGGCTATAAGTACGTGA
- a CDS encoding VOC family protein — MTVNSITPDLMVEDIEETVAWYESVLDAEVVATLPAEAASGYFWAQVSIDGIQLMLQERDSLEEKLPVLEGESTGGTVPLYIDVDDAERRHAALEESDVNVVKQPHETEFGWRQFAVTDPNGYVLWFGEKLETERTENIGHYERTYYRHQIDESSRESAEHRPRRAAGGEHWG; from the coding sequence ATGACCGTGAATTCGATCACGCCCGACCTGATGGTCGAGGACATCGAAGAGACAGTCGCGTGGTACGAGTCGGTACTCGACGCCGAGGTCGTCGCGACGCTACCGGCGGAAGCCGCCTCCGGGTACTTCTGGGCACAGGTGTCGATCGACGGGATCCAGTTGATGTTGCAGGAGCGTGACTCCCTCGAAGAGAAACTCCCGGTGTTGGAAGGGGAGTCGACCGGCGGCACGGTGCCGCTCTACATCGACGTCGACGACGCCGAGCGGCGACACGCAGCGCTCGAAGAGAGCGACGTGAACGTCGTCAAACAGCCACACGAGACGGAGTTCGGGTGGCGGCAGTTCGCAGTGACCGACCCCAACGGCTACGTCCTGTGGTTCGGGGAGAAACTCGAAACCGAACGCACCGAGAACATCGGCCACTACGAGCGGACGTACTACCGACACCAGATCGACGAGTCGAGCCGGGAGTCCGCCGAGCATCGTCCGCGGCGCGCCGCCGGGGGCGAACACTGGGGCTGA
- a CDS encoding DUF5814 domain-containing protein, translating into MAITDKIYLKNHRQIVSQLDTSIPKGAFKGATMDVLYSGEGLAKLDDATRDRLLDFAEDFLDPENPDDLYTGYPERQFVRYLLELRAQGLGPDAIVDVMSDEYMLYAYPGDVLSFLDNAVRTLEAAETLAEVDGNERMEETLRRARRALSG; encoded by the coding sequence GTGGCCATCACGGACAAGATCTACCTGAAGAACCACCGGCAGATCGTCTCCCAGCTGGACACCTCCATTCCCAAGGGGGCGTTCAAAGGGGCGACGATGGACGTGCTCTACTCCGGGGAGGGGCTGGCGAAACTCGACGACGCCACCCGCGACCGCCTCCTGGATTTCGCGGAGGACTTCCTCGACCCCGAGAACCCCGACGACCTCTACACCGGCTACCCCGAACGGCAGTTCGTCCGCTATCTCCTGGAGCTCCGCGCGCAGGGACTCGGCCCCGACGCCATTGTCGACGTGATGAGCGACGAGTATATGCTGTACGCCTACCCCGGCGACGTGCTCTCCTTCCTCGACAACGCCGTCCGGACGCTGGAGGCCGCCGAGACGCTCGCGGAGGTCGACGGCAACGAGCGGATGGAGGAGACGCTCCGGCGGGCCCGACGGGCGCTGTCCGGGTAG
- a CDS encoding aldo/keto reductase, whose amino-acid sequence MEFPPIGLGTYDMTDPGTCADAVATAVDLGYDHVDTAQSYGNEAFVADGLAAADRDAAGVFVATKLEPDNLGYDDVRSTARESADRLGVDSLDLLYVHWPLDAYDPEATLPALDDAVAAGTVDRIGLSNFRPDQLRDATDRLETPVTAHQVEMHPLLPQPELHDLAVEGGHELVAYCPIARNRVGEIDRIVEVADKHDATPAQVSLAWLDAKERVTPIPKSASQAHIRENLAAPDLELDDEDVATIDAIERRHRIVDFDAAPWNRA is encoded by the coding sequence ATGGAGTTTCCACCCATCGGACTCGGGACGTACGATATGACCGACCCGGGGACGTGCGCCGACGCCGTCGCCACCGCGGTCGATCTCGGGTACGACCACGTCGACACAGCCCAGAGCTACGGGAACGAAGCGTTCGTCGCCGACGGGTTGGCCGCCGCCGACCGCGACGCCGCGGGGGTGTTCGTCGCGACCAAGCTCGAACCCGACAATCTGGGGTACGACGACGTGCGTTCGACCGCCCGCGAGAGCGCCGACCGGCTCGGCGTCGACTCCCTGGACCTCCTGTACGTCCACTGGCCGCTGGACGCATACGACCCCGAGGCGACGCTGCCCGCGCTCGACGACGCCGTCGCGGCGGGCACCGTCGACCGGATCGGTCTGAGCAACTTCCGGCCCGATCAGCTCCGGGACGCGACCGACCGGCTGGAGACGCCCGTTACGGCCCACCAAGTCGAGATGCACCCGCTTTTGCCCCAGCCCGAACTCCACGACCTCGCGGTCGAGGGCGGCCACGAGCTGGTCGCGTACTGTCCGATCGCCCGTAACAGGGTGGGCGAAATCGACCGGATCGTCGAGGTCGCCGACAAGCACGACGCGACGCCGGCCCAGGTGTCGCTGGCGTGGCTCGATGCGAAGGAGCGCGTCACCCCGATCCCGAAGTCGGCGTCGCAAGCGCACATTCGGGAGAACCTCGCCGCCCCGGATCTCGAACTCGACGACGAGGACGTCGCCACGATCGACGCGATCGAGCGGCGACACCGCATCGTCGACTTCGACGCCGCGCCCTGGAATCGGGCGTAG
- a CDS encoding saccharopine dehydrogenase family protein, with translation MPDPDAPRLLVYGAYGYTGRLVVESAIDRGYDPIVAGRDARKTRGVATANDLRGRSFPVADADDHLGDVDAVLNCAGPFAETADAMVGACIDTGTHYLDITGELPVFERIRRRGPDAAGAGVTLLPGVGFDVVPTDCLATHLHDRLPGATHLSLALDADGGVSPGTLKTVLSDAGSGGAVRRDGVLRAEPVGARTRVVDFGEGLRRAVSIPWGDVSTAYHTTGIPNVDVYLALPRAGRTAVALAPYLDSVLDVDAVQRGLSWLIDRYVDGPDPATRAAGGARVWGEVRTADDRLVSRLRTPETYRFTADAATLIAGKVLDGDAPEGYQTPASAFGPDLVLEIPGVERVDLVADEVVARESSPVEGVASD, from the coding sequence ATGCCCGACCCCGACGCTCCGCGGCTCCTCGTGTACGGCGCGTACGGCTACACCGGCCGACTCGTCGTCGAGTCGGCGATCGACCGCGGCTACGACCCGATCGTGGCCGGCCGCGACGCCCGGAAGACCCGCGGGGTCGCGACCGCAAACGACCTCCGGGGGCGGTCGTTCCCGGTTGCCGACGCCGACGACCACCTCGGCGACGTCGACGCCGTGCTCAACTGCGCCGGGCCGTTCGCCGAGACCGCCGACGCGATGGTCGGCGCCTGCATCGACACCGGGACCCACTATCTGGACATCACCGGCGAACTCCCGGTGTTCGAGCGGATCCGCCGTCGCGGTCCCGACGCCGCCGGGGCGGGGGTGACGCTCCTCCCGGGCGTCGGCTTCGACGTGGTCCCGACAGACTGTTTAGCTACACACCTCCACGATCGACTCCCCGGAGCGACCCACCTCTCGCTCGCGCTCGACGCCGACGGCGGCGTCTCCCCCGGCACGTTGAAGACGGTCCTCTCGGACGCCGGCTCGGGCGGTGCGGTCCGCCGCGACGGCGTCCTCCGGGCGGAACCGGTCGGCGCGCGGACCCGCGTGGTCGACTTCGGCGAGGGGCTCCGGCGTGCCGTCTCGATCCCGTGGGGCGATGTCTCGACGGCCTACCACACCACCGGGATCCCGAACGTCGACGTCTACCTCGCGCTGCCCCGCGCCGGACGGACTGCGGTGGCGCTGGCGCCGTATCTCGACAGCGTCCTCGACGTCGACGCCGTCCAGCGCGGCCTGTCGTGGCTGATCGACCGGTACGTCGACGGGCCCGACCCGGCGACGCGGGCCGCCGGCGGGGCGCGCGTCTGGGGGGAGGTCCGAACCGCCGACGACCGGCTGGTCTCGCGGCTTCGGACGCCGGAGACCTACCGCTTCACCGCCGACGCGGCGACCCTGATCGCGGGGAAGGTGCTCGACGGCGACGCGCCCGAGGGCTATCAGACCCCGGCGTCGGCGTTCGGCCCGGATCTCGTGCTCGAAATCCCGGGCGTCGAGCGGGTCGACCTGGTCGCCGACGAGGTCGTCGCCCGCGAATCCTCGCCGGTCGAGGGCGTCGCGAGCGACTGA
- a CDS encoding CTP synthase gives MPKEPETGYDPSLGRKFIFVTGGVMSGLGKGITAASTGRLLANAGFDVTAVKIDPYLNVDAGTMNPYQHGEVYVLKDGGEVDLDLGNYERFLGVDMTSDHNVTTGKTYQHVIEKERAGDYLGQTVQIIPHITDDIKRRIREAAVGTDVCIVEVGGTVGDIEGMPYLEALRQFAHEEDDRDILFTHVTLVPYSQNGEQKTKPTQHSVKELRSIGLQPDILVGRCEDELEPKTKEKIALFCDVPTEAVFSNPDVEDVYHVPLVVESEGLDEYVMERLDLASEAKPPAERDNRWRELVTRDRTAEVDVALVGKYDLEDAYMSVHEALKHAGIERRTEVNVQWVDSDEMLDRHENRLKQADGVVVPGGFGTRGIEGKLKAVEYCRENDVPFLGLCLGFQMAVVEHARNVLGLAAAHSAEHDPDTAHPVIDILPEQYEVEDMGGTMRLGAHDTDIEPGSLAERVYGDTVCTERHRHRYEVNPEYIEELERGALAFSGTANNRMEILERDDHPFFLGTQFHPEFRSRPDRASPPFVGFLEAVAGELDARELADETEVQA, from the coding sequence ATGCCGAAGGAACCCGAAACCGGGTACGACCCCTCGTTGGGTCGGAAATTCATCTTCGTAACGGGTGGGGTGATGTCCGGGCTGGGCAAAGGGATCACAGCCGCCAGCACCGGCCGTCTCCTGGCGAACGCGGGGTTCGACGTGACCGCGGTCAAGATCGACCCGTACCTCAACGTCGACGCCGGGACGATGAACCCCTACCAGCACGGGGAGGTCTACGTGTTGAAAGACGGGGGCGAGGTCGACCTCGATCTGGGGAACTACGAGCGGTTCCTCGGGGTGGATATGACCTCCGATCACAACGTCACCACCGGCAAGACCTACCAGCACGTCATCGAGAAGGAACGCGCCGGCGACTACCTGGGCCAGACGGTCCAGATCATCCCGCACATCACCGACGACATCAAGCGGCGGATCCGGGAGGCCGCGGTCGGCACCGACGTCTGCATCGTCGAGGTCGGCGGTACCGTCGGCGACATCGAGGGGATGCCCTACCTCGAAGCCCTCCGGCAGTTCGCCCACGAGGAGGACGACCGCGACATCCTCTTCACCCACGTCACGCTCGTCCCCTACTCCCAGAACGGCGAACAGAAGACAAAACCCACCCAACACTCCGTGAAGGAGCTCCGGTCGATCGGACTCCAGCCCGACATCCTCGTCGGGCGGTGTGAGGACGAACTCGAACCGAAGACCAAGGAGAAGATCGCGCTGTTCTGCGACGTCCCCACCGAGGCGGTCTTCTCGAACCCCGACGTCGAGGACGTCTACCACGTCCCGCTCGTGGTCGAATCCGAGGGGTTAGACGAGTACGTGATGGAGCGGCTCGACCTCGCCTCGGAGGCCAAGCCCCCTGCGGAACGCGACAACCGGTGGCGCGAGCTCGTGACCCGCGACCGGACCGCGGAGGTCGACGTCGCCCTCGTCGGGAAGTACGACCTCGAAGACGCGTATATGTCGGTCCACGAGGCGCTGAAACACGCCGGGATCGAGCGCCGGACCGAGGTGAACGTCCAGTGGGTCGACTCCGACGAGATGCTCGACCGGCACGAAAACCGATTGAAGCAGGCCGACGGCGTCGTCGTCCCCGGCGGGTTCGGGACCCGCGGGATCGAGGGGAAACTCAAGGCCGTCGAGTACTGCCGCGAGAACGACGTCCCCTTCCTGGGGCTGTGTCTCGGCTTCCAGATGGCGGTGGTCGAACACGCCCGGAACGTCCTCGGACTGGCGGCCGCCCACTCCGCGGAACACGACCCCGACACCGCCCACCCCGTCATCGACATCCTCCCCGAGCAGTACGAGGTCGAGGACATGGGCGGGACGATGCGGCTCGGCGCCCACGACACCGACATCGAACCGGGGTCGCTCGCCGAGCGGGTCTACGGCGACACCGTCTGTACCGAGCGCCACCGCCACCGCTACGAGGTCAACCCCGAGTACATCGAGGAGTTAGAGCGCGGCGCGCTCGCCTTCTCCGGCACCGCGAACAACCGGATGGAGATCCTCGAACGCGACGATCACCCGTTCTTCCTCGGCACGCAGTTCCACCCCGAGTTCCGGTCGCGACCGGACCGCGCGAGCCCGCCGTTCGTTGGGTTTCTGGAGGCCGTCGCCGGAGAGTTGGACGCGCGTGAGCTCGCCGACGAAACGGAGGTGCAGGCCTGA
- the guaA gene encoding glutamine-hydrolyzing GMP synthase produces the protein MVDVEPFIEDAVAEIEAEIGDADAVIALSGGVDSSVAAALAYRAIGDRLTPVYVDTGLMRKGETEQIRETFSYMDSLRIVEAQDRFLDSLAGITDPEGKRHAIGEQFIREFEQEARSANAEYLVQGTIYPDRIESEGNIKSHHNVGGLPEAVDFEGIVEPVRDLYKDEVRTVARELELGAVTEERMPFPGPGLAIRVLGEATREKVAVAREACHVVEEETEAHDPWQAFAAVVGKATGVKGDNRVHGWVVSVRSVESRDGMTARAQELPWETLQRIQSRITGENDNVARVVYDVTHKPPATIEYE, from the coding sequence ATGGTCGACGTCGAGCCGTTCATCGAAGACGCCGTCGCGGAGATCGAAGCCGAGATCGGCGACGCCGACGCCGTCATCGCGCTGTCGGGCGGCGTCGACTCCTCGGTCGCTGCGGCCCTGGCGTACCGCGCGATCGGCGACCGGCTGACGCCCGTCTACGTCGACACCGGGCTGATGCGGAAAGGCGAGACCGAGCAGATACGGGAGACCTTCTCGTATATGGACTCGCTGCGGATCGTGGAGGCACAGGACCGCTTCCTCGATTCCCTCGCCGGGATCACCGACCCCGAGGGCAAGCGCCACGCCATCGGCGAGCAGTTCATTCGGGAGTTCGAGCAGGAGGCGCGATCAGCAAACGCAGAGTACCTCGTCCAGGGCACGATCTACCCCGACCGGATCGAGTCGGAGGGCAACATCAAATCCCACCACAACGTCGGCGGCCTGCCCGAGGCCGTCGACTTCGAGGGGATCGTCGAGCCGGTCCGGGACCTCTACAAGGACGAGGTCCGGACGGTCGCCCGCGAACTCGAACTCGGCGCGGTCACCGAGGAACGGATGCCGTTCCCCGGCCCGGGGCTGGCGATCCGGGTGCTCGGCGAGGCCACCAGAGAGAAGGTCGCGGTCGCCCGCGAGGCGTGTCACGTCGTCGAGGAGGAGACCGAAGCACACGACCCCTGGCAGGCGTTCGCCGCGGTCGTCGGCAAGGCGACGGGGGTGAAGGGTGACAACCGCGTCCACGGGTGGGTCGTGTCGGTCCGGTCGGTCGAGTCCCGCGACGGGATGACCGCCCGCGCCCAGGAGCTCCCGTGGGAGACCCTCCAGCGCATCCAGTCGCGGATCACCGGCGAGAACGACAACGTCGCCCGCGTGGTCTACGACGTGACGCACAAACCGCCCGCGACCATCGAGTACGAGTGA
- a CDS encoding DUF7126 family protein, which produces MIILAGPDDDGLTGALEALGADVVRVEGIATRESLDAAGLAEAHTLVLTEMDDASAIPVAKEANTEVRIVTYSRDSLPEFARGQADLAIDPDLLTPDVVADELANGHVGE; this is translated from the coding sequence ATGATCATCCTCGCCGGTCCCGACGACGACGGGCTCACGGGCGCCCTGGAGGCGCTCGGCGCCGACGTCGTCCGTGTTGAGGGGATCGCCACCCGCGAGTCGCTGGACGCCGCCGGCCTCGCCGAGGCCCACACCCTCGTGCTCACGGAGATGGACGACGCCTCCGCGATCCCGGTTGCGAAGGAGGCGAACACCGAGGTCCGGATCGTGACCTACTCGCGGGACTCCCTTCCGGAGTTCGCGCGCGGCCAGGCCGATCTCGCGATCGACCCCGACCTCCTGACGCCGGATGTCGTCGCCGACGAACTCGCAAACGGCCACGTCGGGGAGTAG